The following proteins are encoded in a genomic region of Oncorhynchus masou masou isolate Uvic2021 chromosome 32, UVic_Omas_1.1, whole genome shotgun sequence:
- the LOC135525583 gene encoding microtubule-associated protein RP/EB family member 3-like — MAVNVHATSVSCDTLSRHDMLAWLNDSLHLTYTKIEQLCSGAAYCQFMDMLFPGCVLLKKVKFQAKLEHEFIHNFKVLQAAFKRMGVDKIIPVEKLVKGKFQDNFEFVQWFKKFFDANYDGKEYDPLQARQGQDVNPAPNPGPQRHSPTVPKILPTPQRVLNTTVHVRKAPALTRNGGTDAELLELNQQLMELKLTVDGLEKERDFYFSKLRDIELICQEHESDTNPHLSRIMDILYATEDGFAAPDDDEIDGQAHLDQDEY, encoded by the exons ATGGCAGTGAATGTGCACGCCACGTCTGTGTCCTGTGACACCCTGAGCCGACATGACATGCTGGCCTGGCTCAACGACTCCCTGCACCTCACCTACACCAAGATAGAACAGCTCTGCTCGG GGGCAGCGTACTGTCAGTTCATGGACATGCTGTTTCCAGGCTGTGTCCTTCTAAAGAAGGTCAAGTTCCAGGCCAAGCTGGAACACGAGTTCATACACAACTTCAAGGTTCTCCAGGCTGCCTTCAAGAGGATGGGCGTTGACAAA ATAATTCCCGTGGAGAAGCTGGTAAAAGGAAAGTTCCAGGATAACTTTGAGTTCGTGCAGTGGTTCAAGAAATTCTTTGACGCCAACTATGATGGGAAGGAGTACGACCCGCTACAGGCCAGACAGGGACAAGATGTGAACCCCGCCCCCAATCCAG GCCCCCAGAGGCACTCGCCCACGGTGCCCAAGATCCTACCCACGCCCCAGAGGGTGCTGAACACCACTGTGCATGTGAGGAAGGCCCCGGCCCTGACGCGGAACGGGGGCACCGACGCAGAACTCTTGGAGCTAAATCAacag TTAATGGAGCTGAAGTTAACGGTGGACGgactagagaaggagagagatttCTACTTCAGTAAGCTGAGAGACATTGAGCTGATCTGTCAGGAACACGAGAGTGACACCAACCCTCACCTCTCCAGGATCATGGACATTCTCTACGCCACAGAG